ACGTTGGTGCTGGTGTAGGTCGGATCGGACAGCGCCAGCTTGATCGACAGGAACAATCGTCCGGGCGCGTTGGCGTCGGTATCCACGAAGATGCCCTGTCGGATCGTGCCAACGCCCGCGAAGGTCATCGCGATCTCGCCGATGTAGGTCCGCTGGTACTCGATCTCGCGTCCGACGTTGCCCTCGGTATAGCGATTGATCGCGGCCCGGCCCAGCGCGACATCGCCCTCGCGCCCGATGAAGAGCGCGGTTCGCAGCACGGATGGATTGGCGTTGACCGGATCAAGATCCAGCAATCGGACGCGCCGCCCATCATAGATCGTAGCGCTGGTGTTGGTCGTTCCCCAGTCTAACCCGACACGCATCTTGAACCTCCATACAAGCCAAACCATTTGCGTGACAGCACAAAACGACCAGGATCATGCCTAGCATGACACCGGTCTTGATCAGTCCCGCTTGACGCGCGGAGGATCAACTATACCATACGCGCGCCTGGTTGGTAAGCCCCCATTTTTCTAGCGAAAGCGCAACCTTGGCGGGGCACGACGCGCGGTGCCCCGTCGATCGATCGGATCAATGCGGGCGCTGGAGGTCGTATCACAGCGCCTCGTCCGATGGCAGAAAATCGTCGATCTGCAACCCGATGCCCTGGCGCTGCGCCTGCTCCAGCACGAGCTGGCTGACCGCGAGATCGAGCACGCCCAGCCCGAACGGGCTAAACACGGCGATCGACTCGCGATCGGTACGCGCCGGAGCACTGCCGCGCGTAATATCGGCCAGCGTGCAGCGGATAAAGTCGCGGTTCCGCACCTGCTGCTCGGCCAGGTGAACCGAGGTCTGCGCGCGGCAGACATGATCGACATCATCAACGATATTGTCGCAGCCGAGGATGACCTGCGGCGTCAGATCGCGCAGTGAGATATGCAGGATCGTGCTGCCCGTCGCGCACATCGAGAGATCGTCGATGGTCGGCTCGACGGCGGTGGTCGCCAGCGCGACCAGCGGCGCTTGCCGGAACACCTCCGCCGGGCTATCGACGCTCACCACACGCAGATCTTCGCGCAGCCTGCGGCAGCGCGCGGCGAAGCGCGCCGCCTGCTCTGCCTGAATGTCGAAGAGGATCACCGTGCTGATCTGCGGAAAGACCGCCAGCAGAAAGCGCGCGATCTCGAAGTTGATGATCCCGCAGCCGATCAGCCCGATCGTCTCGGCTGGACGATCCGCGTGGAGGTAGCGCGCGGCGAGCGCGGCGCTGGCGGCGGTGCGTGCGGCGCTGATCAGCGAGCCTTCCATGATCACCTCAGGCAGGCCGGTGCGAACCGAGTTCAGGATCATCACCGCCGAGGCGCGCCGGATGCCGAGATCGTGATTGCTGGGAAACGACGCGATCCATTTGACGCCGGCGATCGGCGCGTCGCCGCCCAGGAAGGCCGGCAGCGAGATGATGCGGCTGCGCGGATCGTCGGGAAAGCGCAAAAAGACCGAGTGCGGCAGGGAACTCTGGCCCCCGGCATGGACCTCGTAGGCGCGTCGTACGGCCTCGATGATCTCGTCTTCGCGGCCCGCGAGCATGTTCTGGATTTCGGTCGCCCGTAACAGGCGGATCGGAGCGAGCGTCATGCTTAAATGTTCCTTTCGAGTGGTCGTTGCCGTCGTTCGACGGCCTCAAGCGTCGGCAGCACGGGACAGCCTAATCGAGCAGGCGGACCTCGACGTACGGAGGAAACGCCTGGATCTGGCGCAGATCATGCTCGAAGATCGTCATCTCGCCGCGCTGCTCGACCTCCTTGAAGCCGCTGAATTTGTAGGTGATATACATCATGCGGTTGCGGGTATTGGAGACGAACTCGGCCTGCAGGCGGACGCCCGCCGCTTTTGCCATCTGGAGGATATGGCTCATCATAATCGTGCCGACGCCGCGCGACATGACCCGGCACGACATCAGCAGCAGCTTGATCGTCCACACCTCCGGCTGACATGCGATCAGCGCCAGGCCGATCTTGCCGTAGCTGCCGTAGGTATCGCTCAGACCTGCCATCAGCAGCTTGTGATCGGGCGATTGGCGAAGCTGATCCAGCTCCTCGTAGGAGTAGGTGTAGCCGGTGGTGTTGAGCTGATTGGTGCGCACCGTCAGCTCCTCGGCGCGCT
The nucleotide sequence above comes from Herpetosiphonaceae bacterium. Encoded proteins:
- the sbnB gene encoding 2,3-diaminopropionate biosynthesis protein SbnB, translating into MTLAPIRLLRATEIQNMLAGREDEIIEAVRRAYEVHAGGQSSLPHSVFLRFPDDPRSRIISLPAFLGGDAPIAGVKWIASFPSNHDLGIRRASAVMILNSVRTGLPEVIMEGSLISAARTAASAALAARYLHADRPAETIGLIGCGIINFEIARFLLAVFPQISTVILFDIQAEQAARFAARCRRLREDLRVVSVDSPAEVFRQAPLVALATTAVEPTIDDLSMCATGSTILHISLRDLTPQVILGCDNIVDDVDHVCRAQTSVHLAEQQVRNRDFIRCTLADITRGSAPARTDRESIAVFSPFGLGVLDLAVSQLVLEQAQRQGIGLQIDDFLPSDEAL